A single window of Vibrio gazogenes DNA harbors:
- a CDS encoding hydrogenase 4 subunit F, translated as MMSMNHLFPFLLGIPFIAAMIAFVCIALREQFRQLSMVIHLVSVVATWGISWGMAAAVFEHGAIFSAGHWLMLDGLSALFLAVLGLVALCTGIHSIGYIGHEYQHGELSSKQVSLFYGLFNLFLATMLVALTANNIMMMWVAIEATTVSSVFLVGLYYQRSSLEAAWKYIMLCSVGVAFGLFGTVMTYANAVAVFDAPEQALLWTTLRDHAHLLDPRLMQIAFIFIVIGFGTKTGLFPMHTWLPDAHSEAPSPVSGLLSAGLLNCALLIILRHFAISSIVLGSDFARSLMLGFGLLSVGVAALFILVQQDIKRLLAYSSVENMGLIAFAIGLGPLGIFAALLHMMNHSLGKTLMFCGAGNIMLKYGTRDMSIIKGVVRIAPWTGILFGAGALALGGVPPFNLFVSEFLIICSGLYAQHPVFIIILLLLLTLVLAGFARMVAGCVMGAAPEHVEKGEVNYLTVCPLVVLIVLMVVMGTHIPNTILHGVEQATQIVINQPDHPLLETLNLPWQQGIEHISSSSDSLSAVSLTESIN; from the coding sequence ATGATGTCAATGAATCATTTATTTCCGTTCTTGCTTGGCATTCCCTTCATCGCAGCAATGATTGCTTTTGTTTGTATTGCACTGCGAGAGCAATTCCGGCAATTATCGATGGTGATCCACCTTGTCAGTGTCGTGGCAACTTGGGGGATCAGTTGGGGGATGGCCGCGGCAGTGTTCGAGCATGGTGCGATTTTCTCTGCCGGGCATTGGCTGATGCTTGACGGACTATCCGCACTGTTCCTTGCGGTGTTGGGGCTGGTGGCATTGTGTACCGGGATTCATTCGATCGGTTATATCGGGCATGAATATCAACACGGTGAATTGTCAAGTAAGCAAGTCTCGCTGTTTTACGGGCTGTTCAACCTGTTTTTGGCGACCATGCTGGTTGCTTTAACGGCCAACAATATCATGATGATGTGGGTCGCGATTGAAGCAACAACCGTGAGTTCTGTCTTTTTGGTTGGCTTGTATTATCAACGCTCATCACTGGAAGCAGCTTGGAAATACATCATGTTGTGCAGCGTCGGGGTTGCGTTTGGCTTATTTGGCACGGTGATGACCTATGCCAATGCCGTTGCCGTATTCGATGCGCCGGAGCAGGCGTTGTTATGGACAACGCTACGGGATCACGCGCATTTGCTAGATCCGCGCCTGATGCAAATTGCCTTTATCTTTATCGTGATTGGGTTTGGGACCAAAACCGGTTTATTTCCCATGCACACTTGGTTGCCGGATGCGCACTCCGAAGCGCCCAGCCCGGTTTCCGGATTGCTTTCAGCCGGGTTATTAAACTGCGCGCTGCTGATCATTTTGCGTCATTTCGCCATCAGTTCTATCGTGCTTGGCAGTGATTTTGCCCGCTCTCTGATGCTCGGATTCGGGCTGCTATCGGTTGGGGTGGCTGCATTATTCATTTTGGTTCAGCAAGATATCAAGCGGTTGTTAGCTTACTCCAGTGTCGAAAATATGGGATTAATCGCCTTCGCGATTGGTCTTGGTCCGCTGGGGATTTTTGCCGCACTGCTGCATATGATGAATCACAGTCTTGGGAAAACACTGATGTTCTGTGGCGCTGGCAATATCATGTTGAAGTACGGTACCCGGGACATGAGTATCATCAAAGGTGTGGTCCGGATTGCACCATGGACCGGTATTCTGTTTGGCGCCGGTGCCCTCGCGCTTGGCGGTGTGCCCCCATTTAACCTCTTCGTCAGTGAATTTTTGATTATTTGTTCCGGGTTGTATGCCCAACATCCGGTGTTCATCATCATTTTACTCCTACTGTTGACGCTGGTTCTGGCTGGATTTGCCCGGATGGTTGCGGGATGCGTGATGGGAGCCGCCCCTGAGCATGTTGAAAAAGGGGAAGTGAATTATCTGACCGTGTGTCCGCTGGTGGTGCTGATTGTGCTAATGGTTGTGATGGGGACCCATATTCCGAACACGATTTTGCATGGTGTCGAGCAAGCGACACAAATTGTCATTAATCAACCCGATCACCCCCTCCTTGAAACACTCAATCTCCCTTGGCAACAAGGGATAGAACACATTTCTTCAAGCAGTGACAGTCTATCGGCTGTTTCTCTGACTGAATCGATCAACTAG
- a CDS encoding hydrogenase 4 subunit D, protein MEIIGLLTIGLPFLGAIFILFASEQSAKWICQFFAVLATLGTWGLSYLFFSTGGEAVSVPLLHVGHVLIFGLVFDKVSTLIAVAVVGLGLIVAFYSLGYMSAGNKEHAQHGAKRYYVFLLIFIGAMAGLVFSSTILGQLLFFEITGACSWSLIGYYQTPLAFRSALKALIVTHIASLGLFIAAATLFVQAGTFELTAIAGLNPIAKMVVLFGIMFAAWGKSAQLPMHMWLPDAMNAPTPISAYLHAASMVKVGVYIFARSILSAGTIPEVVGIVGIIGAMITMIYGFLMYLPQKDMKRLLAYSTITQLAYIFLALSMAAMGSSLALESGVAYIFNHAFAKCLFFFVAGSFSYACGTRMLPQLKGVIRKSPLLGVAFCIAAMAIAGVPPLNGFFSKFPLFEAGFHLSSTHTWLTPLLILALVESIATFGWLLYWFGRTIIGEPSEAVERMSPLPRSMKITLVVLIAMSVLSSVIASTWLQ, encoded by the coding sequence ATGGAAATCATTGGATTACTCACTATTGGACTTCCTTTTCTGGGGGCAATTTTCATCTTGTTTGCCTCCGAACAGTCTGCAAAGTGGATTTGTCAGTTTTTTGCAGTATTGGCGACATTGGGAACATGGGGATTGTCTTATCTCTTTTTCTCGACAGGTGGCGAAGCGGTTTCGGTGCCTCTGTTGCATGTAGGACATGTCCTGATTTTTGGTCTGGTTTTCGATAAAGTCAGCACCCTGATTGCCGTGGCGGTTGTCGGGTTAGGGCTGATCGTCGCGTTCTATTCTCTGGGGTATATGAGCGCCGGAAACAAAGAACACGCACAACATGGCGCGAAGCGATATTATGTGTTTCTGCTGATCTTTATCGGTGCTATGGCTGGTCTGGTCTTCTCTTCAACCATTCTGGGACAACTGCTGTTCTTTGAAATTACGGGGGCTTGTTCTTGGTCTCTGATCGGTTATTACCAGACACCGTTGGCGTTTCGTTCGGCACTGAAAGCCCTGATTGTCACTCATATTGCGTCATTGGGGTTATTCATCGCTGCGGCGACCCTGTTTGTTCAGGCGGGGACGTTTGAACTGACCGCAATTGCAGGGCTAAACCCAATCGCCAAAATGGTGGTGTTGTTTGGCATCATGTTTGCCGCGTGGGGGAAATCGGCTCAACTACCGATGCACATGTGGCTGCCCGATGCGATGAATGCACCGACGCCGATTAGTGCCTATTTGCATGCTGCTTCGATGGTCAAAGTCGGTGTTTACATTTTTGCCCGCAGCATTCTGTCTGCCGGCACCATTCCTGAAGTCGTTGGAATTGTCGGGATCATCGGGGCGATGATCACCATGATCTACGGTTTTTTGATGTACTTGCCGCAGAAAGATATGAAGCGGTTGTTGGCTTACTCAACGATCACTCAGTTAGCCTACATTTTTCTGGCACTCTCGATGGCAGCAATGGGGTCATCACTGGCACTGGAAAGCGGCGTTGCTTACATCTTCAACCATGCCTTTGCCAAGTGTTTGTTCTTCTTTGTTGCGGGCTCATTCAGCTATGCCTGCGGCACCCGAATGCTTCCTCAACTGAAAGGGGTGATTCGAAAATCACCGCTATTAGGGGTTGCATTTTGTATCGCTGCCATGGCAATCGCAGGGGTTCCGCCATTGAATGGCTTCTTCAGTAAATTTCCGTTGTTTGAGGCCGGATTCCATCTCTCTTCGACTCATACCTGGCTGACACCGCTGTTGATTCTGGCGCTGGTTGAGTCTATCGCGACATTTGGCTGGCTGCTGTATTGGTTTGGTCGCACCATTATCGGTGAGCCTTCTGAAGCGGTTGAGCGAATGTCTCCCTTACCCCGTTCAATGAAAATAACGTTAGTTGTATTAATCGCAATGTCGGTGCTATCGAGTGTGATTGCTTCAACATGGCTTCAATAG
- the hyfE gene encoding hydrogenase 4 membrane subunit: protein MMNNLAGLLVITSYFVVIARQVRTASWLYAGQSLVLVLLFVVIADHYDASDLYLWSITAFISKVVLLPTILYIQLGKMRDAEAEKVMFHPALIAVFVAVISLVCLYIIQPVALPMVETLKPVLAVSLAHFFIGLLCIITQRNILKQLFGYCLMENGSSLMLALVAHRAPHLLEIGITIDAIFAVIVMVILARLIFRRLNTLDVKQLTVLKG, encoded by the coding sequence ATGATGAATAATCTTGCCGGATTGTTAGTCATCACGTCTTATTTTGTGGTGATTGCCCGTCAGGTGAGAACTGCATCTTGGCTGTATGCCGGTCAGTCTTTGGTGTTGGTACTGCTCTTTGTGGTTATTGCTGACCATTATGACGCGAGTGATTTGTACCTTTGGTCGATAACCGCTTTTATTTCGAAAGTGGTTTTGTTACCGACGATTTTATATATCCAGTTAGGAAAAATGCGGGATGCAGAGGCTGAAAAGGTCATGTTTCACCCAGCGTTGATTGCGGTCTTCGTCGCGGTGATTAGTCTGGTTTGTCTCTATATTATCCAGCCCGTGGCACTGCCGATGGTTGAAACGCTCAAACCTGTACTCGCTGTATCGCTGGCACATTTCTTTATTGGGTTGCTTTGTATTATCACGCAAAGAAACATTCTCAAGCAGTTATTCGGCTATTGCCTGATGGAGAATGGTTCATCACTGATGTTAGCGCTGGTTGCACATCGCGCCCCTCACTTATTGGAAATCGGTATCACCATTGACGCGATCTTTGCGGTGATTGTGATGGTGATTCTGGCTCGGTTAATTTTTCGCAGACTCAATACGTTGGATGTGAAACAACTGACTGTATTGAAAGGGTAA